Part of the Pseudobdellovibrionaceae bacterium genome is shown below.
CGAGAGAATATCTTGAGTTTTTGATGACGCTACAAACACCTGAGAGGGTGAAAGAGTTAAAACTCAGCTCCATTAAAGGTAAGGCAAAAAACGATCTTTATAAGAAAAGATTTTTTGAAAAATATAAAAATAAGACGGAAGATGATTTCTATGACTTCATTTGGTCAGATAAGGCGGCGAAGTTTAAAAAAGAAAATAAAGATATTTTTGATGTATTTTGAAGGCATTTTAATGTTTAAAAATCTTGTTGGGCTTTTTAATATGAAAAGGTCCAAGAGATGAGTTTTTGAAATTCGAGAATTAAAAAATACCTCCTTAGACTTCAGATTCAGTCGAAGACAAAGTTTAAATCAATTTGGCTTTAAAGGTGATCTAGGCGATGAGCTTTTCTAAATTTTCTACCAGAGAAATCGAATCCCACAGTCTATAAACAGTGGCTTTTGAGCAGGACAAGACTTGTAAAGCTTCAGTGGGAGTTTTAACTCTACCAGAGAATTTAAGATAGATAAGATCGGCTCGGTAGTTTGCTCCGACGAGGGCTCGAATTTTTAACCAGGGGTTACTGTCAAGTATTCCCCTGAGAGTGTAGAACTTCTTTTCAGGCTGTTCAAAATATTTAGGAACTTCGATTTTGAATTTAAGAAAGTTAGGGTCTAAACCCCACTTTTTTATAAAATAGGGTTGAGTGTGGATCTCAGGAATAGATGAAACTCGCAGACCTCTTTTTTTCAATTTTGTTATCAACAAATTGAACCTTCTATCCCCAAGATCTACCATCTTATCCGCAATAACCATCAATATAATTCTCTCGTCATCGGATATATCTTCTGCAAAGGATAGTAGCCTTTCAACATGGATCAATGAATGGATACGGTGAGTGAGGGTTGATAGTAACATTGTGAATAGTTTATGATCTGTCCAAAATAACTTTAGAGAATTAATTATGACTTTTTCTGGGTCGGGGACTTCCTGAGGTGGATTGGAGTAAAAACCACAGCCTAGTGAAGCTAGATCTTGAATGATAGTTACTTGAGAGCCGCTATTCAAAATCTAATCTCCTGTTTTTAACCTTTTTGTTACTTCGGCTAATATGTACTCAACATGTTTAAACCAATCTGGATCTTGTTCGCTTTTTAAAATCCATTTTTTAGCTTCGTTTAATTCTTTCTTACTGGGTTCAATGGCCACAAGGTCGTTAATGTCTTGTTCCCCCCTCTGACAAGCAGCATAGAACTTTGTAGCAATTAAATCTCTGCGGTCTAAAAACTTTACGACTAAGTTTGTACCTTTGTAGTGGACCTTTACTCTATCCTTCCAGCCTTGGGGAAAGTTTCTTGAAAATATATGTCCAGCACTATTGAGCCAAGTCATATCGAGATTGAACATTTCTCCCACATCGGCTGCGATAAGTTGTAAACCCATATCCATGGCAGGGTCTACCATATCTATGTCAACGGTGGCGCGGTCAATAATGTCATTAGCGATGAGAGGACCACTGCCAAAGACAGTGATTTCTCTTTTTTCATTTTTTTGCCCTAAAGCTTCGTCTAGGGCCTTGAATAAGGTTGTAATATTGGATTTGTTAATCATATCTTACTTTCTCATATATGGTCTCGATAATCAAGACATATCTTAACTAATTGATAGCACTAAGTTATTTTACATAAATTTAAGTATTTTAACTTTTTGATTCAGCAAGAGTAAATAGCCTCTTCGTTTTAATACCACTGGGGCGGTTGGCCCCTAAAACAGTGAGACTTGCATCTTGAGTCATGGTGCGCCATAACCCCGGCCAGAGGCCGAATAAGGAGCACTAAGATGAAGAAGAGATACACCGAAGAGCAGACGATCGCCGCTGTTAAAAAGCTTGAGGCTGGCATGACTGCCAAAGACTTGAGTCGTGAGATGGGTGTCAGCCAACAGACCCTTTACCATTGGAAGAAAAAGTTCAGTGGCATGGATGTCTCCGAAGCCCGGCGCTTGAAGGAGCTTGAAGCGGAGAACGCAAAGCTTAAGCGCATCGTGGCCGACCAGGCACTCGACATTGTCATGCTAAAGGACGTGAACTCAAAAAAGTGGTGAGGCCCAGGGAACGACGGGCCGAGGCCAAGTACCTAGTCAATAGGTACAAGACGCCTGTGACCCGCATATGTCGTCTTCTGGGCCTGTCCGCATCGACATACAACTACGAAGAGCAACCTAAAAATGATGAACCGATTCGCGAGAAGTTCGAAGAGCTTGTCGAAAAACATCGAAGGTTCGGTCATCCACGGCTTTTTGTGATGATTAAACGAGATATGCCTGAGGTAAATCACAAGCGCACACGAAGGATCTACAGAGAGATGAGACTACAAATTGGCCGAAGAAAACGAAAAAAACTTGGTGGTCACCCAAGGCTTCCTGCAACTCAAGCAACGGCCCCTAATGAGATCTGGGCCATTGATTTTATGTTTGACTACATCGAGTCGGGCCGAAGGCTCAAAGTCCTTACAGCCGTAGATGAGTTCGCCAAGGAGTCGCCAGGGATACTTGTAGATCATTCTATTCGTGGTGTCGATGTCACAGCCTTTTTGGATCATCTTGCTTGTGGCAGCTACCCCAAAGTTATTCGCGTGGATCAAGGCACTGAGTTTACATCAAGAGCTATGCTCGATTGGGCGTACAAGCACAACATCAAGTTGGAGTTCACGAGAGTTCGAAAACCCAACCAGATTATCGAGTCATTCAATTCACGAGTCCGAGATGAGTGCCTTAACGAGCACGCATTTTTTAGTTTGGAGGATGCCAGAACAAAGATCGATGACTGGCATTGGCAGTATAACAATATAAACCCGCATTCAGCATTGGGGATGAAATCTCCGGTGGAGTTTGCAAAAGAGCAGAGAAATATGTTAGCTAGTTAACGCCACCTGACTCAGGATTTGTGACTCACAGAATCTTGGGCTAACCGCCGAGCGTGTTAAAAAGCT
Proteins encoded:
- a CDS encoding IS3 family transposase; the encoded protein is MVRPRERRAEAKYLVNRYKTPVTRICRLLGLSASTYNYEEQPKNDEPIREKFEELVEKHRRFGHPRLFVMIKRDMPEVNHKRTRRIYREMRLQIGRRKRKKLGGHPRLPATQATAPNEIWAIDFMFDYIESGRRLKVLTAVDEFAKESPGILVDHSIRGVDVTAFLDHLACGSYPKVIRVDQGTEFTSRAMLDWAYKHNIKLEFTRVRKPNQIIESFNSRVRDECLNEHAFFSLEDARTKIDDWHWQYNNINPHSALGMKSPVEFAKEQRNMLAS
- a CDS encoding transposase codes for the protein MKKRYTEEQTIAAVKKLEAGMTAKDLSREMGVSQQTLYHWKKKFSGMDVSEARRLKELEAENAKLKRIVADQALDIVMLKDVNSKKW